From a single Phalacrocorax aristotelis chromosome 1, bGulAri2.1, whole genome shotgun sequence genomic region:
- the SLC6A13 gene encoding sodium- and chloride-dependent GABA transporter 2 isoform X9 produces MDYRVPGAVSNGETVPAYPGTEKEKEEEDQTLERGQWNNKLEYVLSVAGEIIGLGNVWRFPYLCYKNGGGAFFIPYLIFLFTCGIPVFFLETALGQYTSQGGVTAWRRICPLFEGIGYASQVIVVLLNFYYIIVLAWALFYLFSSFTIDLPWGSCDHEWNTGNCMELQKANSTLNVTSENATSPVIEFWERRVLKISDGIQHLGSLRWELALCLLLAWIICYFCIWKGVKSTGKVWMDAGTQIFFSYAICLGCLTALGSYNKYHNNCYRDCVALCFLNSGTSFVAGFAIFSILGFMAGEQGVPIAEVAESGPGLAFIAYPRAVVMLPFSPLWACFFFLMVVLLGLDSQFVCVESLVTALVDMYPTIFRKKNRRETLILLVSVLSYLVGLVMLTEGGMYVFQLFDYYAASGMCLLFVAIFETLCIAWVYGAERFYDNIEDMIGYRPWSIIKYCWLFITPAVCMATFLFSLIKYTPLTYNKKYVYPWWGDTLGWLLALSSMVCIPLWIIYKLSTMKGSLREDRCGSPFPQDGFYTAFTTCWITQGFFTRQGERASWTELPSLEDLKG; encoded by the exons ATGGATTACAGAGTCCCTGGCGCCGTTAGCAATGGTGAAACAGTGCCTGCATACCCTggcacagaaaaggagaaagaggaggaggatcaGACTCTGGAGCGAGGGCAGTGGAACAACAAGCTGGAGTATGTCCTGTCTGTTGCTGGGGAGATCATTGGCCTGGGAAATGTCTGGCGCTTCCCCTACCTCTGCTACAAGAATGGTGGAG GTGCCTTCTTCATCCCCTACCTCATCTTCCTTTTCACCTGTGGGATCCCTGTATTTTTCCTGGAGACGGCGCTGGGGCAGTACACCAGCCAGGGAGGGGTGACAGCCTGGCGCAGGATCTGTCCTCTCTTTGAAG GAATTGGCTACGCCTCACAGGTCATCGTTGTGCTGCTGAACTTCTACTACATCATTGTCCTGGCCTGGGCCTTGTTTTATCTCTTCAGTTCATTCACCATTGACCTCCCGTGGGGCAGCTGTGACCACGAGTGGAACACAG GGAACTGTATGGAGCTCCAGAAGGCAAATTCGACACTCAACGTGACCAGCGAAAACGCCACCTCCCCTGTCATTGAGTTCTGGGA GAGGAGAGTGCTAAAGATTTCTGATGGCATCCAGCACCTGGGCAGCCTGCGCTGGGAGCTGGCTCTGTGTCTCTTGCTGGCGTGGATCATCTGCTACTTCTGCATTTGGAAAGGGGTCAAGTCCACAGGCAAG GTCTGGATGGATGCAGGCACTCAAATCTTCTTTTCGTATGCAATTTGTCTGGGATGCCTGACAGCTCTGGGCAGCTATAACAAATACCATAACAACTGCTACAG GGACTGCGTGGCCCTCTGCTTCCTCAACAGTGGCACCAGCTTCGTGGCCGGCTTTGCCATCTTCTCCATCCTGGGTTTCATGGCAGGGGAGCAGGGTGTGCCCATTGCCGAGGTGGCCGAGTCAG GGCCTGGCCTGGCATTCATCGCCTACCCTCGGGCTGTGGTCATGCTGCCCTTCTCTCCGCTCTGGGCATGCTTCTTCTTCTTGATGGTTGTTTTGCTGGGACTGGACAGCCAG TTTGTCTGTGTGGAAAGCCTCGTCACAGCTCTTGTGGACATGTACCCCACCATCTTCCGCAAGAAGAACCGCCGGGAGACCCTCATCCTGCTGGTCTCTGTCCTCTCCTATCTGGTCGGGTTGGTGATGCTCACAGAG GGTGGGATGTATGTCTTCCAGCTCTTTGATTACTATGCTGCCAGTGGCATGTGCCTGCTCTTTGTGGCCATCTTCGAGACTCTCTGCATCGCCTGGGTCTATG GTGCTGAGCGTTTCTACGATAACATTGAAGATATGATCGGCTATCGGCCATGGTCCATCATCAAATACTGCTGGCTTTTCATCACCCCAGCGGTTTGCATG GCaaccttcctgttttctttgatCAAATACACCCCGCTGACCTACAACAAGAAGTACGTGTACCCGTGGTGGGGAGACACCCTGGGCTGGCTGTTGGCCCTCTCCTCCATGGTGTGCATCCCGCTCTGGATCATCTACAAACTCTCCACCATGAAAGGCTCCCTCAGAGAG
- the SLC6A13 gene encoding sodium- and chloride-dependent GABA transporter 2 isoform X8 — protein MPPGTALGQRGDGERKPSSPRPGGESTGRGSVSPSCRRGGTSPFALAMKSVMSSTFRSCLRVSRWLTPRQHRPQEETPSEGGMDYRVPGAVSNGETVPAYPGTEKEKEEEDQTLERGQWNNKLEYVLSVAGEIIGLGNVWRFPYLCYKNGGGAFFIPYLIFLFTCGIPVFFLETALGQYTSQGGVTAWRRICPLFEGIGYASQVIVVLLNFYYIIVLAWALFYLFSSFTIDLPWGSCDHEWNTGNCMELQKANSTLNVTSENATSPVIEFWERRVLKISDGIQHLGSLRWELALCLLLAWIICYFCIWKGVKSTGKVVYFTATFPYLMLVVLLIRGVSLPGASQGILFYLYPDLSRLRDPQVWMDAGTQIFFSYAICLGCLTALGSYNKYHNNCYRDCVALCFLNSGTSFVAGFAIFSILGFMAGEQGVPIAEVAESGPGLAFIAYPRAVVMLPFSPLWACFFFLMVVLLGLDSQFVCVESLVTALVDMYPTIFRKKNRRETLILLVSVLSYLVGLVMLTEGGMYVFQLFDYYAASGMCLLFVAIFETLCIAWVYGAERFYDNIEDMIGYRPWSIIKYCWLFITPAVCMATFLFSLIKYTPLTYNKKYVYPWWGDTLGWLLALSSMVCIPLWIIYKLSTMKGSLREDRCGSPFPQDGFYTAFTTCWITQGFFTRQGERASWTELPSLEDLKG, from the exons ATGCCTCCGGGAACAGCATTGGGGCAGAGAGGTGATGGAGAGCGGAAGCCAAGCAGTCCCCGGCCCGGGGGGGAAAGCACTGGCAGAGGCAGCGTGAGCCCTTCTTGCAGGCGGGGGGGAACGAGCCCCTTTGCACTGGCCATGAAATCAGTCATGT CCAGCACCTTTCGGTCCTGCCTTCGTGTCTCCCGTTGGCTCACGCCCCGACAGCACCGTCCGCAAG AGGAAACTCCTTCTGAAGGTGGGATGGATTACAGAGTCCCTGGCGCCGTTAGCAATGGTGAAACAGTGCCTGCATACCCTggcacagaaaaggagaaagaggaggaggatcaGACTCTGGAGCGAGGGCAGTGGAACAACAAGCTGGAGTATGTCCTGTCTGTTGCTGGGGAGATCATTGGCCTGGGAAATGTCTGGCGCTTCCCCTACCTCTGCTACAAGAATGGTGGAG GTGCCTTCTTCATCCCCTACCTCATCTTCCTTTTCACCTGTGGGATCCCTGTATTTTTCCTGGAGACGGCGCTGGGGCAGTACACCAGCCAGGGAGGGGTGACAGCCTGGCGCAGGATCTGTCCTCTCTTTGAAG GAATTGGCTACGCCTCACAGGTCATCGTTGTGCTGCTGAACTTCTACTACATCATTGTCCTGGCCTGGGCCTTGTTTTATCTCTTCAGTTCATTCACCATTGACCTCCCGTGGGGCAGCTGTGACCACGAGTGGAACACAG GGAACTGTATGGAGCTCCAGAAGGCAAATTCGACACTCAACGTGACCAGCGAAAACGCCACCTCCCCTGTCATTGAGTTCTGGGA GAGGAGAGTGCTAAAGATTTCTGATGGCATCCAGCACCTGGGCAGCCTGCGCTGGGAGCTGGCTCTGTGTCTCTTGCTGGCGTGGATCATCTGCTACTTCTGCATTTGGAAAGGGGTCAAGTCCACAGGCAAG GTGGTGTATTTTACAGCCACATTCCCATACCTCATGCTGGTCGTTCTGCTGATCAGGGGAGTCTCCCTGCCTGGGGCATCCCAGGGAATCCTGTTTTACCTTTATCCAGACCTCAGTCGCCTCAGGGACCCCCAG GTCTGGATGGATGCAGGCACTCAAATCTTCTTTTCGTATGCAATTTGTCTGGGATGCCTGACAGCTCTGGGCAGCTATAACAAATACCATAACAACTGCTACAG GGACTGCGTGGCCCTCTGCTTCCTCAACAGTGGCACCAGCTTCGTGGCCGGCTTTGCCATCTTCTCCATCCTGGGTTTCATGGCAGGGGAGCAGGGTGTGCCCATTGCCGAGGTGGCCGAGTCAG GGCCTGGCCTGGCATTCATCGCCTACCCTCGGGCTGTGGTCATGCTGCCCTTCTCTCCGCTCTGGGCATGCTTCTTCTTCTTGATGGTTGTTTTGCTGGGACTGGACAGCCAG TTTGTCTGTGTGGAAAGCCTCGTCACAGCTCTTGTGGACATGTACCCCACCATCTTCCGCAAGAAGAACCGCCGGGAGACCCTCATCCTGCTGGTCTCTGTCCTCTCCTATCTGGTCGGGTTGGTGATGCTCACAGAG GGTGGGATGTATGTCTTCCAGCTCTTTGATTACTATGCTGCCAGTGGCATGTGCCTGCTCTTTGTGGCCATCTTCGAGACTCTCTGCATCGCCTGGGTCTATG GTGCTGAGCGTTTCTACGATAACATTGAAGATATGATCGGCTATCGGCCATGGTCCATCATCAAATACTGCTGGCTTTTCATCACCCCAGCGGTTTGCATG GCaaccttcctgttttctttgatCAAATACACCCCGCTGACCTACAACAAGAAGTACGTGTACCCGTGGTGGGGAGACACCCTGGGCTGGCTGTTGGCCCTCTCCTCCATGGTGTGCATCCCGCTCTGGATCATCTACAAACTCTCCACCATGAAAGGCTCCCTCAGAGAG
- the SLC6A13 gene encoding sodium- and chloride-dependent GABA transporter 2 isoform X7 translates to MDYRVPGAVSNGETVPAYPGTEKEKEEEDQTLERGQWNNKLEYVLSVAGEIIGLGNVWRFPYLCYKNGGGAFFIPYLIFLFTCGIPVFFLETALGQYTSQGGVTAWRRICPLFEGIGYASQVIVVLLNFYYIIVLAWALFYLFSSFTIDLPWGSCDHEWNTGNCMELQKANSTLNVTSENATSPVIEFWERRVLKISDGIQHLGSLRWELALCLLLAWIICYFCIWKGVKSTGKVVYFTATFPYLMLVVLLIRGVSLPGASQGILFYLYPDLSRLRDPQVWMDAGTQIFFSYAICLGCLTALGSYNKYHNNCYRDCVALCFLNSGTSFVAGFAIFSILGFMAGEQGVPIAEVAESGPGLAFIAYPRAVVMLPFSPLWACFFFLMVVLLGLDSQFVCVESLVTALVDMYPTIFRKKNRRETLILLVSVLSYLVGLVMLTEGGMYVFQLFDYYAASGMCLLFVAIFETLCIAWVYGAERFYDNIEDMIGYRPWSIIKYCWLFITPAVCMATFLFSLIKYTPLTYNKKYVYPWWGDTLGWLLALSSMVCIPLWIIYKLSTMKGSLREDRCGSPFPQDGFYTAFTTCWITQGFFTRQGERASWTELPSLEDLKG, encoded by the exons ATGGATTACAGAGTCCCTGGCGCCGTTAGCAATGGTGAAACAGTGCCTGCATACCCTggcacagaaaaggagaaagaggaggaggatcaGACTCTGGAGCGAGGGCAGTGGAACAACAAGCTGGAGTATGTCCTGTCTGTTGCTGGGGAGATCATTGGCCTGGGAAATGTCTGGCGCTTCCCCTACCTCTGCTACAAGAATGGTGGAG GTGCCTTCTTCATCCCCTACCTCATCTTCCTTTTCACCTGTGGGATCCCTGTATTTTTCCTGGAGACGGCGCTGGGGCAGTACACCAGCCAGGGAGGGGTGACAGCCTGGCGCAGGATCTGTCCTCTCTTTGAAG GAATTGGCTACGCCTCACAGGTCATCGTTGTGCTGCTGAACTTCTACTACATCATTGTCCTGGCCTGGGCCTTGTTTTATCTCTTCAGTTCATTCACCATTGACCTCCCGTGGGGCAGCTGTGACCACGAGTGGAACACAG GGAACTGTATGGAGCTCCAGAAGGCAAATTCGACACTCAACGTGACCAGCGAAAACGCCACCTCCCCTGTCATTGAGTTCTGGGA GAGGAGAGTGCTAAAGATTTCTGATGGCATCCAGCACCTGGGCAGCCTGCGCTGGGAGCTGGCTCTGTGTCTCTTGCTGGCGTGGATCATCTGCTACTTCTGCATTTGGAAAGGGGTCAAGTCCACAGGCAAG GTGGTGTATTTTACAGCCACATTCCCATACCTCATGCTGGTCGTTCTGCTGATCAGGGGAGTCTCCCTGCCTGGGGCATCCCAGGGAATCCTGTTTTACCTTTATCCAGACCTCAGTCGCCTCAGGGACCCCCAG GTCTGGATGGATGCAGGCACTCAAATCTTCTTTTCGTATGCAATTTGTCTGGGATGCCTGACAGCTCTGGGCAGCTATAACAAATACCATAACAACTGCTACAG GGACTGCGTGGCCCTCTGCTTCCTCAACAGTGGCACCAGCTTCGTGGCCGGCTTTGCCATCTTCTCCATCCTGGGTTTCATGGCAGGGGAGCAGGGTGTGCCCATTGCCGAGGTGGCCGAGTCAG GGCCTGGCCTGGCATTCATCGCCTACCCTCGGGCTGTGGTCATGCTGCCCTTCTCTCCGCTCTGGGCATGCTTCTTCTTCTTGATGGTTGTTTTGCTGGGACTGGACAGCCAG TTTGTCTGTGTGGAAAGCCTCGTCACAGCTCTTGTGGACATGTACCCCACCATCTTCCGCAAGAAGAACCGCCGGGAGACCCTCATCCTGCTGGTCTCTGTCCTCTCCTATCTGGTCGGGTTGGTGATGCTCACAGAG GGTGGGATGTATGTCTTCCAGCTCTTTGATTACTATGCTGCCAGTGGCATGTGCCTGCTCTTTGTGGCCATCTTCGAGACTCTCTGCATCGCCTGGGTCTATG GTGCTGAGCGTTTCTACGATAACATTGAAGATATGATCGGCTATCGGCCATGGTCCATCATCAAATACTGCTGGCTTTTCATCACCCCAGCGGTTTGCATG GCaaccttcctgttttctttgatCAAATACACCCCGCTGACCTACAACAAGAAGTACGTGTACCCGTGGTGGGGAGACACCCTGGGCTGGCTGTTGGCCCTCTCCTCCATGGTGTGCATCCCGCTCTGGATCATCTACAAACTCTCCACCATGAAAGGCTCCCTCAGAGAG
- the SLC6A13 gene encoding sodium- and chloride-dependent GABA transporter 2 isoform X1 produces MPPGTALGQRGDGERKPSSPRPGGESTGRGSVSPSCRRGGTSPFALAMKSVMSSTFRSCLRVSRWLTPRQHRPQGGMDYRVPGAVSNGETVPAYPGTEKEKEEEDQTLERGQWNNKLEYVLSVAGEIIGLGNVWRFPYLCYKNGGGAFFIPYLIFLFTCGIPVFFLETALGQYTSQGGVTAWRRICPLFEGIGYASQVIVVLLNFYYIIVLAWALFYLFSSFTIDLPWGSCDHEWNTGNCMELQKANSTLNVTSENATSPVIEFWERRVLKISDGIQHLGSLRWELALCLLLAWIICYFCIWKGVKSTGKVVYFTATFPYLMLVVLLIRGVSLPGASQGILFYLYPDLSRLRDPQVWMDAGTQIFFSYAICLGCLTALGSYNKYHNNCYRDCVALCFLNSGTSFVAGFAIFSILGFMAGEQGVPIAEVAESGPGLAFIAYPRAVVMLPFSPLWACFFFLMVVLLGLDSQFVCVESLVTALVDMYPTIFRKKNRRETLILLVSVLSYLVGLVMLTEGGMYVFQLFDYYAASGMCLLFVAIFETLCIAWVYGAERFYDNIEDMIGYRPWSIIKYCWLFITPAVCMATFLFSLIKYTPLTYNKKYVYPWWGDTLGWLLALSSMVCIPLWIIYKLSTMKGSLREDRCGSPFPQDGFYTAFTTCWITQGFFTRQGERASWTELPSLEDLKG; encoded by the exons ATGCCTCCGGGAACAGCATTGGGGCAGAGAGGTGATGGAGAGCGGAAGCCAAGCAGTCCCCGGCCCGGGGGGGAAAGCACTGGCAGAGGCAGCGTGAGCCCTTCTTGCAGGCGGGGGGGAACGAGCCCCTTTGCACTGGCCATGAAATCAGTCATGT CCAGCACCTTTCGGTCCTGCCTTCGTGTCTCCCGTTGGCTCACGCCCCGACAGCACCGTCCGCAAG GTGGGATGGATTACAGAGTCCCTGGCGCCGTTAGCAATGGTGAAACAGTGCCTGCATACCCTggcacagaaaaggagaaagaggaggaggatcaGACTCTGGAGCGAGGGCAGTGGAACAACAAGCTGGAGTATGTCCTGTCTGTTGCTGGGGAGATCATTGGCCTGGGAAATGTCTGGCGCTTCCCCTACCTCTGCTACAAGAATGGTGGAG GTGCCTTCTTCATCCCCTACCTCATCTTCCTTTTCACCTGTGGGATCCCTGTATTTTTCCTGGAGACGGCGCTGGGGCAGTACACCAGCCAGGGAGGGGTGACAGCCTGGCGCAGGATCTGTCCTCTCTTTGAAG GAATTGGCTACGCCTCACAGGTCATCGTTGTGCTGCTGAACTTCTACTACATCATTGTCCTGGCCTGGGCCTTGTTTTATCTCTTCAGTTCATTCACCATTGACCTCCCGTGGGGCAGCTGTGACCACGAGTGGAACACAG GGAACTGTATGGAGCTCCAGAAGGCAAATTCGACACTCAACGTGACCAGCGAAAACGCCACCTCCCCTGTCATTGAGTTCTGGGA GAGGAGAGTGCTAAAGATTTCTGATGGCATCCAGCACCTGGGCAGCCTGCGCTGGGAGCTGGCTCTGTGTCTCTTGCTGGCGTGGATCATCTGCTACTTCTGCATTTGGAAAGGGGTCAAGTCCACAGGCAAG GTGGTGTATTTTACAGCCACATTCCCATACCTCATGCTGGTCGTTCTGCTGATCAGGGGAGTCTCCCTGCCTGGGGCATCCCAGGGAATCCTGTTTTACCTTTATCCAGACCTCAGTCGCCTCAGGGACCCCCAG GTCTGGATGGATGCAGGCACTCAAATCTTCTTTTCGTATGCAATTTGTCTGGGATGCCTGACAGCTCTGGGCAGCTATAACAAATACCATAACAACTGCTACAG GGACTGCGTGGCCCTCTGCTTCCTCAACAGTGGCACCAGCTTCGTGGCCGGCTTTGCCATCTTCTCCATCCTGGGTTTCATGGCAGGGGAGCAGGGTGTGCCCATTGCCGAGGTGGCCGAGTCAG GGCCTGGCCTGGCATTCATCGCCTACCCTCGGGCTGTGGTCATGCTGCCCTTCTCTCCGCTCTGGGCATGCTTCTTCTTCTTGATGGTTGTTTTGCTGGGACTGGACAGCCAG TTTGTCTGTGTGGAAAGCCTCGTCACAGCTCTTGTGGACATGTACCCCACCATCTTCCGCAAGAAGAACCGCCGGGAGACCCTCATCCTGCTGGTCTCTGTCCTCTCCTATCTGGTCGGGTTGGTGATGCTCACAGAG GGTGGGATGTATGTCTTCCAGCTCTTTGATTACTATGCTGCCAGTGGCATGTGCCTGCTCTTTGTGGCCATCTTCGAGACTCTCTGCATCGCCTGGGTCTATG GTGCTGAGCGTTTCTACGATAACATTGAAGATATGATCGGCTATCGGCCATGGTCCATCATCAAATACTGCTGGCTTTTCATCACCCCAGCGGTTTGCATG GCaaccttcctgttttctttgatCAAATACACCCCGCTGACCTACAACAAGAAGTACGTGTACCCGTGGTGGGGAGACACCCTGGGCTGGCTGTTGGCCCTCTCCTCCATGGTGTGCATCCCGCTCTGGATCATCTACAAACTCTCCACCATGAAAGGCTCCCTCAGAGAG